Part of the Triticum urartu cultivar G1812 chromosome 2, Tu2.1, whole genome shotgun sequence genome, catCTCTGTCAAATTAACCTaactaattaacctaactaaATTAACCTAACTAAATTATTTTCCTAACTAAACTAACCTAACTAATttagagatagagagagagaggaggggtgggggcttacagaggatggctccggtggtggcgcgggaggcagtggtggcgagggaggcggGGGCGTCTCCGCTGACGGCGGGGGAGGCAGTTGCGTCGAGGGAGGCTCCAGTGGCGTCGACTGCGGCTCCGATGGCGTTGATGAGGCCgcgcggctccggtggcgttggGGGCGGCTCCGGTGGTGTCGATGGCGCGCGGCTCTGGTAGCTCCGGGGGGGTCGACGTcggcaggagacggcggcgaagtggggcgacggTGAATCGGGCAGACGGCGGCGGGGTGGGTCGAGGGATTTGAgggagaagtggtggccggggggaaacggttttttggttaagtcaaactTAGCGGTAGCGCTTTTCGCGAGACGCGCTATAGCTAAATTAGCTATAACGATTTTcacaaaacgcgctactgctatagctatgtaatttccttcatctttcttatttccttttctgtttctatAGCGGGGTCTAGGAAACGCGGTGCAGCTACGTTAGCTATAGCGCCTCTTACGAACAAACGCTACTGCTATGTCTTTCTCCTTTTTTCGCTTTCTCATTTATTTTGctctacattttattttttcctttttcctttttctatttctttctttttcatttacttttccatttgttttttattttattttatttccattagcagtagcgctctccGCGCGAAACGCGCTGCTACTTATGTGCTAGCGATAGCGCGCTTATCTTAAGACCGCTACTGCTATGCGTAGCCTATCGGAGATAGCAAAGGGGATACTAGTGGTAGCGCGTTTTCAtgcgcacgcgctactgctattattgtatctgtagcgcggtttacagacacgcgctactgctactattgtatctgtagcgcggtttacagacacgcgctactgctatttaacactagcgcccttttttaacacgcgctactgctaaatttctttgtataaggttTTTAGTGTCCTGTTCCCCTCGTCAGATCCATCCATCCGTTTTTCCATCCGATCCACCTGACGCCATCGCATCCCCTTCTCGCTCGCAGGATTTCAGGCGATTCGATCCGGTCCAGGTCCATGGACGAGAATTTCAGGCGATTCGATCCGGTCCAGGTCCATGGCGTCCACGGCCGTGGCGGCGCTCACGGTGACGGACGAGCTGGCCCTGCCGCTCCGCGCGGTGGGGGACCTGGCGGCGGCCGCCCGCGTCTCGCGGGAGGAGGTCGTCGTCATCACGCAGTGCACCTCGCTCGGTAACACCCCCCCTCCCAAGCCCCTTCCCCCTATCTCCCAACCCCAAGCCGTGATTTCGCTCgagatggatgtgtggcggcGACCCGGTTTTCCTTGGTCGGGTCCATTTGCTAATCGGCGTCCCTGTCAATGGTTTCGTGTACCTGTGAGTTGGCTTGACAGGGTGCCATGCAAGTGGCGCTTAGATAAGTGCATCAATGCTCGAGGTTAGGGACTAAATTATGGTGATGGCGCGTGCGTCGTCTCCAGTTGTGAGGCGTGATGCGACGAGTTTGCTGGATAAGATGGTGGTATCCCGTCGGCACAAGCTAGGCAGCAGCCTCTGGTGTTTTGATTGGTGGTATCCGATCATCTTTTTCGCGGATAGAGTAACTTAGTAGACATGTGCATAAACGTGCCCGACTAAGTTAGTGAACTTTTTTTGAGGGCGCTAAGTTAGTAAACTAGAGTATTTGCTGATCCAACAAAGAACATGTGTTTGCCAAAAAGAAAAGGAACATGTCATGCTTTTAGGCGAAATTTAGAAAATCCCACTGGCTGCCAAGTAGCTGGCATGTGGGGTCTGATGCCAATTCTTCATGCTTGCAGACTTGTGCATTGACATTTCATCTTGTTGTAACGAGTGAGAAATTCCTGAGTGTCCGGGTTCCGGCAGTACCTACCCACTGCAGTTGGCAGCGCGCGTACGTATCCAGCAAATATGGTAAATCCGAGGGCACGCTCCTCCTCGACCGGTGGCTTATGATCAAATTTGCGATTGACCCTACATTATGAATTGCTCTCTTGCTCCTTCATGCTTAGACATGATGCGTTTAGACTTAAATTCCACTTATGATGTAATCTTTGCTAACTTAAAGTGCTACTCTGCCTGCACATGCAAACAACACATCATACTTACTACTTCCTCGGTTCTCAAATATACCATGTTCTGACTTCTTATCTAAATTAGATGTATATTGACGTCTTTTAGTGTgttttgttcactcatttctggcCGTTGTGTCACTTTAGGTGATCTTTTGAGCAGCTGATATCTGGTGCTACAAGTCCGGAGTCCTTCTTTTCGCCCCAGTTCCGTTTGTTCTATATCTCTTTTGTATGCGTGTTCATACAGTCCTGTGGGAAGCATAAGCCATCAAGTGTTGCCTTGATATCTGCTTTTCTTCTCAATGTCGATATCACTTAATTCTGTAGTACTGAGTACTGATAATACTGAGCAGGGGGCTGGCGTTATGGAGGCTGTGTACGGCGACGACCACAAGTTCTCCGGTGAGTTGCCTCCATCTCCTACTCCTAGCTCCCTCTTTTCTGCTCCTATAGCAGTAGAAGGCTTTAAATGTGGTGCATGCATGAGGATCAATCATGCTGACTGCGTGACAATCATGTTTCTCATCATCGTAATTTTTGGTTTTGAAAAAAATACATGTTTTCTTGATCTTCTGTTAAGTCTGTTTATTTATAAATCCAACTTCCATGTTTTTTAGAGGCAAACCTGAAGACTGACCCCTAATGTTTCCGTGCAGGTAGTAACTCTGATAGGCCACTACACTTTCCAAATTCTAATGCTCGCGTGTTGGTCATTCCCAAGTTTTCACTACCTTGATTATGTACTCTACCGTACATTTCCAAAAATTCTGGCACTGTAGTACTGTAGGCACCGCGGAAATTGTGGCTTGTTGTTTAATTTGTTTATTCATTTGTTGCAGTCTGTGCACTCTTGTGGTGAAACTCTAGTGTTTTTGCAACCTACAAGTGTGTATGGGCACTGATTTCTAGAAGTGTTTGAGTTGACATCTTTGTTGGTTTAGATAGTACAGAAATTTTGAAGGGCGGATGATTTGCTTCTAGTTTTTTGAAATAGAGCTGACTATAGTTATGCATGAACAAGAATATGCTTGTAACTGGTGACGAATAGACCAGCTTTGCAGTTTGCCACATTGGTGATGTAAATGCCCCTAAATGATGATATCTTAGCAAGTGCTTTCTCTGATGTTTAACCTTGTTACTATCGTCCATAAGTATTGCCATTGATTTTGGTATATGAGCACTAGTGTTTCCTGCTTACAGCAAGCTATGTATTGTACATGTGTCCATTTTACCTGTGTAAATAGTTTGTTTCATACCTAGTAACATGTTTCCTCATAATGAATTATTCGTGCCATGTGAATCATTGCTGCTATCCTGCTACTAATGGATACAGGGACGAAATGCACAGTTTCCTGTCAAGTAGTGTTTGTTTGGTGACACGATGCTGTTTTTTCCTTCCAAGTATAATGCTCCTTTCATGTAGTGATGATACTACATCTATTTCATTTCGTGTTTATGCCTCTTCCAGAAATTGTCCTGCACCTACAGTAATCAATCTAACTTATCCATTTTATTTTATAGGCCTTCGAGTACAAGAGGCTGCTGCTTGACTATAACAGCGAAAATGTGCAATGTTGGATTAACGATTGAAGTGCATTAGCGGTTTATCTTCTTCTTCACAAGTCTGTTTGCAATGGGTGTACATAACTGTCATTTTTACCTCTTGCATATTTAACATACATGAAAATAGTAGTAGGTATTGAAATATATGTGAAGGTAGAAGCTATCACTGCTGCCTTGTGGGTCGTAATTCTTTCTCTCCAGATGTGTATACTTCCTGATGTATTGCTCATGCTCATATTCTGTACCGAGATAGTCCTAATATCCGTAGGGTTGTAGATTGATTTCCCCTGAAAAAGCTATGCTTCTTTCCTTGGATGATAAGCATGTTCGGCAGCTATGTGGAATCCTTAAGATAAATGGTCTTTAGTTTCTTTTGGTGCATCTGCATGCACATAACAGTCTGTTAGTTTCTATTTATATAATGAAGAAAATATGCTGATGTCGTTTGTTTATTATTATCTATTATCTGTAGATTGATTTTTAGGCCATCAGTACTTGTATGTATAATTTCTAGTATCTTGAATGAATAATTTTTCTTTAGGTGTCATGCGTCTTGTGTTACTACATACATCTGTCGTGAAGTACATGGTTCCAGAAGTATGGTAACCTGTAGTTTGCTCTACTAGTGATAGTAGGATGATGGAAACATCACTACTGAATGTAGTTCATGTTTCTTCAACTAATCATGTACTAGAGTTTCTATTCTTCTTGCTACTGTTTGGTTTTTGACGTCACTAGCTTGTACTGAAACGTGCAGACTTTACCCCTTGCTAGATGCTTAGGTGGAGGTGACCCAGGTGATGGTGATTTGCTCCAGCAGTTTCAGTTCCGGCAATGGTGGTGCTACACTGCTACTGCTCCTATGATGGCTATGCATTGGTAGGCTCGGCTGCCTCCCTTGGCTGTCGCTGTGATGGTGAAGCTCAGCCTAGGCTACAACCACTTCCGATGAGCTCCGCAGGTCCCCTTCTACCCCTCCTACTCGCTCCATGATTCTTTGCTTTGCCTTTGTGAGGTGTAATTGTTTAATTTTTGTCATAGTCGAGCATTGGATGATATATATGTTGTTAAGAGATACTGCAACTCCAAAGTAGACAATTAAAACATATTAGTAAAATCAGTATGCATCCCTAGTGATGCTTTATCTTATTATTTTAGTCCACGAGTGATGTGTTGGAGCATCACTGACTTGTATGGTTTTTTTCAAGGGTCTTTTACATCTgtgtccctaactcgaacccacCACTCACATTTGCCCctaattcgaaagcctgctcaaaaatgcccctccgccgttacgtgcccttacagaaatgcccttttgcgccattaccgtccggtcaaagccGGTCAAAGGGCATTGACCGGCCccaaaaaaaaatctaaaaaatctgaaaatttgtgAGATCAAAGATACTCAGGTTCGTAAGGTGCGTGCAAATTTTCGTGCTGCTTGGGCATTCCAGGAGCTCATGTCAAAGGAAAAACAGTAAGTATGTAAGcctgtgaacagtaaattcaaaaaaatagcaagaaaattcaaaaaaatatgaaattttttggcatcaaagaggctATGGTCTAAAAGCTGCGTGCcaatttttgttgtgtttggacattggaggggcttgtggagaaaaaaacaaaatctgGCCTGGGAAAAAACTTGGGAAAAaatgactattttgttttttcttgtgAGAGCTCCTCGCAAGTCATTTGATCACAaaaacttgcaagcaccttgtgcacccaagcctctttgatgccaaaaaatttcatatttttttgaattttcttgctattttatttcaaatttatTGTTCACAAGCGTGCATATTAACTGTTTTTTCTCGccacgagctcctggaatgtccaaatagcacaaaaatttgcacgcaccttgcgcacatgagtatcttcgatctcacaaaattttagattttttttaaatttttttgctatttttttcaggacggtcaaagtTGTTTGACCAGACGGTAACGGCGCAGAAGGGCTTTTCTGTAAGGgcacctaacggcggaggggcaaatttgagcaggctttcgaattaggggtatatctgattaggtggttcgagttagggacagaaatgcaaatggcccTTTTTTCAAGGTCTATACAAGTGCCATCTTTGTCTGGCAACATCTGCCTCCTGTGTCATGTCATGTATCTATTTCACTTTAaatgttttaagtgaatgatgtatTACTTGCGAGTGTCGATGTACTGATGCAAACAGTGCTTGTGTACTTGTGACTAATCTGTTTTCCCTCATTTATAGGAGTTCCTCGGCCAAAGATATTCGAAGAAGCTCGAAGCCCCAGTCAGCGGCTCACTTTATATGTTATTGAACTTGTAATGCAGAATTTGCTTGGAATTTTGATGTAATGTTGATCTTGCTAGGAATTGGGTGTATATTTACTTGTTGTACCTGTTATTTAATGTTGGGTGTACTTTTTATTCAAATGCTGGgaatttgaatttgtgataaatGTATTTAGTTGGATGTGAACATAATACTGAAAGAGTCTTTGGCCCAAACACTATTGGATCTTAAAAAGGCCACAGCCCAAACAAAGTTGGGATCTGTTTCAGTAATGCTAGTATATTAATTTTCGAAAATAAATAAAATGGACTGTTAGAGGGCTGAGTTCCAAAATTTAAAAGGACCACAAAAAGGCCGAAGCTTGAACAAGCATTGGACTGAAAAAAGGCCGAGGCCCGAACAAGAATTGAACTGTAAAAGGTTTTACAGCCTAGAAAATTGGTGGCTGAAATGTTGGACTTGGCTTGTGAAGCCGACCAAAAAATCACAGGAAAAAACAACAAATAGGCTTAAttgttgggctcggcccatgtaaaacacCTAATCGGACCGGGCTGAATTTTATCAACGACCTTTTCAATTGGTCGCAATTTtaccacgtcagattgccacgtcggatccAACGTGTCCTGGGCAGAGAGCTAGCGACCAAAGCAAAAGTTCATAGAATCAACGACCTTTTGTTTTGGTCGTGGAATTccacgaccttctcacagagaaggtcgttaatttcattttacgaccgccagcttttgaccttctgtttttggtcacaaaaaggtcgcaaatgaaaaacaatgacctttcagtgaccaatagtgatggtcgcaagttgacatatttcttgtagtgaattaaactctcatgcttcacttatatctatttatagagttaacaggaattggtcattcacatggttagttataaaatcctacataaaatttatggatcactgaatatgatatgtttggtTCCTTGCAATACTTTTGCGATATTAAGATGGTAATATGTGGGTGTACTAGTGGATGATTGTGGTTTAGTAAAAATATTGAtattaaagtttgtgattcctaaAGCACATGTATAGCTTCTAGTTTTGCGATGAAGTTGGAGCATAATTTATCCTTTGAAATCCTTTGTGTTATTCGGATCAATTGAGCGATGGTTAACTTGTCCAAAcctccccctaggggcatgcgagTAGTACTTTGGCTTTCAAATTTTCACAATAAGTACATGAGTTCTTTATGACAAATGCGAGTTTGTGGACTTACGCACTCCCACCTATCCATgttttgctagcctcttcggcaTCGCACATTGCCTGTTCTCACCTCGAGacttggtgcaaacttcgccggtgcaccCCAAccatgatatgctctatcacacataagcctcattatatccttcctcaaaacaaccaccatacctacctgttatggcatttccatagccattccgagatatattgccatgcaacttccacaatcatcatatacatgacttgagcattcattatCATATTGGTTTGCATTATCGTCAGATAACTggcatgatattttcatggcttgtctattttttgatatctt contains:
- the LOC125535553 gene encoding anamorsin homolog 1-like is translated as MASTAVAALTVTDELALPLRAVGDLAAAARVSREEVVVITQCTSLGGWRYGGCVRRRPQVLRPSSTRGCCLTITAKMCNVGLTIEVH